The following proteins come from a genomic window of Paenibacillus swuensis:
- a CDS encoding UDP-N-acetylmuramoyl-tripeptide--D-alanyl-D-alanine ligase gives MIKRTFAQVAQLCEGTLSAGAEQTPEQMIEGVTTDSRRIAQGNLFIPIQGDTFDGHDYVASAIAQGASLTLWQSGDRLPPEDIPYILVNDTLAALQKLASGYREQLGVRVVGVTGSNGKTTTKDMLASILATTYKVHKTQGNFNNHIGLPLTLLSMEEDTEMAVLEMGMSGFGEIQLLSDLAKPEAAIVTNIGESHLLQLGTRKGIAQAKLEIISGMKADGLLVYNGDEPLLEEVLTELQPSGQLLKFRFGMTESNDLYPVGLMMDSVGTRFTLNLPNASTLYIPLLGIHNVINALSAIAVSKFMGVSEADIARGLKDVKLTGMRIEVMKGVTGLTVLNDAYNASPTSVLAAIRLLEDLNTYRKKIIVLGDMLELGEDEIQFHREIGKSLTPAGVDYVYTFGKLAQFIAEEATHTFEQGRVKSFATKEDMVREISTIVSPAEDVVLVKGSRGMKLEDVVNGLLSMPL, from the coding sequence GTGATAAAAAGAACGTTTGCGCAAGTGGCTCAACTTTGTGAAGGTACTTTATCCGCGGGGGCGGAGCAAACCCCCGAACAAATGATCGAAGGAGTAACCACTGACTCTCGTCGTATTGCTCAGGGCAATTTGTTTATACCCATCCAAGGGGATACGTTCGACGGGCATGACTATGTGGCATCTGCGATCGCGCAAGGGGCTAGTTTAACTCTTTGGCAATCCGGCGACCGCCTTCCTCCTGAGGACATTCCATATATTCTCGTGAACGATACGTTGGCGGCTCTGCAGAAGCTCGCCTCCGGATACAGGGAACAATTGGGTGTGCGCGTAGTCGGTGTGACGGGCTCAAACGGCAAGACCACAACGAAGGATATGTTAGCTTCCATTTTGGCCACCACCTACAAAGTGCACAAAACGCAAGGGAATTTCAACAACCATATCGGGTTGCCATTAACGCTTCTTTCCATGGAAGAAGATACGGAGATGGCGGTATTGGAAATGGGGATGAGCGGATTTGGCGAGATCCAATTGCTATCCGATCTTGCTAAACCTGAAGCGGCGATTGTAACGAATATCGGAGAATCGCATCTGTTGCAGCTTGGAACAAGGAAAGGCATCGCTCAAGCCAAGCTGGAAATCATCAGCGGGATGAAGGCGGACGGCTTATTAGTCTATAACGGCGATGAGCCGTTGCTTGAAGAGGTTCTTACCGAGCTGCAGCCTTCCGGACAATTGCTTAAATTTCGTTTCGGCATGACCGAGTCCAATGATCTGTATCCCGTCGGTTTAATGATGGATTCGGTAGGAACACGCTTTACCCTGAATTTGCCCAACGCGTCTACGTTGTATATTCCCCTGTTAGGCATTCACAACGTAATCAATGCACTTTCTGCCATCGCGGTATCGAAATTCATGGGCGTGTCCGAAGCGGATATTGCCCGCGGCCTAAAAGATGTAAAGCTTACCGGCATGCGTATTGAAGTCATGAAAGGCGTAACGGGATTAACGGTACTGAACGATGCCTACAACGCCAGCCCGACTTCGGTCTTGGCAGCCATTCGATTGCTCGAGGATTTAAATACCTACCGGAAAAAAATAATCGTCCTGGGCGACATGCTCGAATTGGGTGAGGATGAAATTCAATTCCACCGGGAAATCGGCAAAAGCTTGACTCCGGCCGGCGTGGACTATGTGTACACCTTCGGTAAGCTTGCCCAGTTTATAGCGGAGGAAGCAACCCACACTTTCGAGCAAGGGCGCGTGAAATCTTTTGCCACGAAAGAAGATATGGTCAGAGAGATTTCAACGATCGTCTCGCCTGCGGAAGACGTTGTACTGGTCAAAGGTTCGCGGGGAATGAAACTGGAAGATGTGGTAAACGGTCTGCTTTCGATGCCGTTATAA
- the mraY gene encoding phospho-N-acetylmuramoyl-pentapeptide-transferase, producing the protein MDFKLILLTMGVAFVLSVIIGPLFIPLLRRLKFGQQIRTEGPQGHLKKAGTPTMGGIIILVALTLAFFRFSDQNADFYILLVACLGYGLIGFLDDYIKIVAKRSLGLTAKQKLFGQLFFALVVCYLLFSSGHSTVLAFPGLHYSLDLGWVYYPFVIFTMLAMSNAVNFTDGLDGLLAGTSAIAFGAFAVIAMMHTEWEAGIFSAAMIGAVLGFLVFNAHPAKVFMGDTGSLGIGGGLAAVAFITKTELLLLIVGGVFVIEVLSVIIQVVSFKTRGKRVFKMSPIHHHFELVGWSEWRVVITFWSVGLVLACLGLYINEGLN; encoded by the coding sequence GTGGATTTTAAATTAATTTTGTTAACGATGGGCGTGGCGTTCGTGCTTTCCGTCATTATCGGACCATTGTTCATTCCGCTGCTGCGCAGGCTGAAATTCGGTCAGCAGATCCGGACAGAGGGACCGCAAGGTCATCTGAAAAAAGCAGGAACGCCTACAATGGGCGGGATTATTATCTTGGTGGCGCTGACGCTGGCTTTCTTCCGGTTTTCGGATCAGAACGCTGATTTTTATATCCTGCTCGTCGCCTGCCTTGGTTACGGACTTATCGGATTTTTAGATGATTATATCAAGATTGTGGCTAAGAGATCGTTGGGCTTAACGGCCAAACAGAAGTTGTTCGGACAGCTTTTCTTCGCTCTGGTTGTATGTTATCTCCTGTTTTCCAGCGGTCACAGTACGGTATTGGCCTTTCCGGGTTTACATTATTCACTGGATTTGGGCTGGGTCTACTATCCGTTTGTGATCTTTACGATGCTCGCCATGTCGAACGCGGTTAATTTCACCGACGGTTTGGACGGCTTGCTGGCAGGTACCAGCGCCATCGCTTTCGGAGCTTTTGCGGTCATAGCGATGATGCATACCGAATGGGAAGCCGGCATTTTTTCCGCGGCTATGATCGGGGCGGTTCTGGGATTTCTGGTATTCAACGCGCACCCGGCCAAAGTGTTTATGGGAGACACCGGTTCCCTGGGGATTGGCGGCGGACTTGCGGCGGTTGCTTTTATCACGAAGACGGAATTGTTACTGTTAATCGTGGGCGGCGTATTCGTCATCGAAGTGTTGTCCGTTATCATTCAAGTGGTATCTTTCAAAACCCGCGGTAAGCGTGTGTTCAAAATGAGTCCGATCCATCATCATTTCGAGCTGGTCGGCTGGTCGGAGTGGAGAGTGGTCATTACTTTCTGGTCGGTCGGTCTCGTGCTGGCTTGCTTGGGACTTTACATCAATGAGGGGTTGAACTAA
- the murD gene encoding UDP-N-acetylmuramoyl-L-alanine--D-glutamate ligase: protein MKHPSHYARQHIIVLGMAKSGSAVAKVFHALGASVTVNDMKDRGLCPEADELSALGISVLCGGHPDDLVHEGVALVVKNPGIPYTAPPIVRALELGIEVVTEVEVAYHVCPAPMIGITGSNGKTTTTTWIGRMLDRAGLRPIVAGNIGRALTDAAIEADEDNWMVVELSSFQLKGTDAFRPRIACLLNLAETHLDYHGTMDDYIASKAKLFANQTAEDTAVLNWDDAVCRSLVPGLQARLLPFSARETLTRGVYLDPPLKPGEALGERRIVYAEGTGAVREILRTQDLGIPGTFNAENALAAAAVAIAAGAPLTAIAEELSAFRGVEHRLEFVAKVDGVTFYNNSKATNATATISAVESLDQPIVLIAGGLDRGSDYAELLPVFERRVKALVALGETRGKLLGVARQAGIRFTDSVDTGEDAAAILDAAVRRAAAFAEPGDIVLLSPACASWDMFASYEERGSIFKKSVHSL from the coding sequence ATGAAGCATCCGTCGCACTACGCCCGTCAACACATTATCGTATTAGGTATGGCCAAATCGGGAAGCGCGGTGGCCAAAGTATTTCACGCTCTGGGCGCTTCCGTCACGGTAAATGATATGAAAGACCGCGGCTTATGTCCCGAGGCTGATGAATTGTCGGCTTTGGGTATTTCTGTTCTATGCGGCGGTCATCCGGATGATCTTGTTCACGAAGGCGTGGCGCTTGTGGTCAAGAACCCGGGCATTCCTTACACGGCTCCGCCGATTGTCAGAGCGCTTGAGCTTGGCATTGAAGTGGTGACAGAGGTTGAGGTGGCTTACCATGTATGTCCGGCGCCGATGATTGGCATTACCGGCTCGAACGGCAAGACGACAACGACGACCTGGATCGGCAGGATGCTGGATCGCGCGGGACTTCGTCCGATTGTCGCCGGGAATATCGGAAGGGCTCTTACCGATGCGGCCATAGAAGCGGACGAGGATAACTGGATGGTTGTCGAGCTAAGCTCTTTCCAACTGAAGGGCACAGACGCGTTTCGTCCCAGAATAGCCTGCTTGCTAAACTTAGCGGAAACGCATCTGGACTACCATGGCACGATGGACGATTACATCGCTTCGAAGGCGAAGCTGTTCGCGAACCAGACGGCGGAGGATACCGCCGTGCTGAACTGGGACGACGCGGTATGCCGCTCGCTTGTCCCTGGCCTGCAGGCGCGCTTGCTGCCGTTCTCGGCGCGCGAGACCCTTACGCGCGGCGTCTACCTGGATCCGCCGCTGAAACCCGGCGAAGCGCTCGGCGAGCGGCGCATCGTTTACGCGGAAGGCACCGGGGCGGTGCGCGAGATCTTGCGTACGCAAGATCTCGGCATTCCCGGCACCTTCAACGCGGAGAACGCGTTGGCGGCGGCGGCGGTAGCCATTGCCGCGGGCGCGCCGCTGACCGCGATCGCCGAGGAGCTCTCGGCGTTTCGCGGGGTAGAGCATCGCCTGGAGTTTGTTGCGAAGGTTGACGGCGTCACCTTCTACAACAACTCTAAGGCGACGAACGCGACCGCCACGATCTCGGCGGTCGAATCGCTCGATCAGCCGATTGTGCTGATCGCGGGGGGGCTGGATCGCGGCTCCGACTATGCGGAGCTGCTCCCGGTGTTTGAGCGCCGGGTGAAGGCGCTCGTTGCGCTCGGGGAGACGCGAGGGAAATTGCTCGGCGTCGCGCGTCAGGCAGGAATCAGATTTACGGATTCCGTCGATACTGGGGAGGATGCAGCCGCTATACTTGATGCAGCCGTTCGCAGAGCGGCGGCGTTCGCGGAGCCCGGCGACATTGTCCTGTTATCGCCCGCTTGCGCGAGCTGGGACATGTTCGCCTCCTATGAGGAACGCGGAAGCATTTTTAAAAAATCGGTGCATAGTCTTTAA
- the spoVE gene encoding stage V sporulation protein E: MVKSRSAPDLWILLSTLAILGIGVVMVYSASSVLSFHDFGDSFYYLKRQAFFAGLGIVAMYFTMNTDYWTWKKAAKIGLISCFALLVLVLIPGVGVVRGGARSWLGISSFGIQPSEFMKLAMIIFLSKLLSEHQSTITRFRQGLMPPLLLMGLAFGLIMLQPDLGTGVVMMGASLLVIYVAGARMMHLASLALVGLAGFVGLILAAPYRLARITAFLDPWQDPLGAGYQSIQSLYAVGPGGLVGLGLGMSRQKYSYLPEPQTDFIFSIIAEELGFIGGVTVLILFLILVWRGMRTAITAPDTFGSLLAVGIVGMIAIQVIINIGVVIGMFPVTGITLPLVSYGGSSLTLMLTCIGILLNISRYSR; the protein is encoded by the coding sequence ATGGTCAAATCTCGCTCCGCTCCGGATCTGTGGATATTGTTATCGACTTTGGCGATTCTCGGGATCGGGGTTGTCATGGTTTATAGCGCCAGCAGTGTGCTTTCCTTTCATGATTTCGGAGATTCATTCTATTACTTGAAACGCCAGGCCTTTTTCGCGGGGTTGGGCATTGTGGCCATGTATTTTACGATGAATACGGACTACTGGACATGGAAGAAAGCGGCCAAGATCGGGCTGATCAGTTGCTTCGCGTTATTGGTACTGGTATTGATTCCGGGTGTGGGTGTTGTGCGCGGCGGGGCGAGAAGCTGGCTCGGCATATCTTCGTTCGGTATTCAGCCTTCGGAATTTATGAAACTGGCGATGATTATCTTTCTGTCCAAATTGCTGTCTGAACACCAATCAACGATTACCCGGTTTAGACAAGGCCTGATGCCTCCGCTGCTTCTTATGGGACTGGCCTTCGGCCTGATCATGCTGCAGCCGGATTTGGGTACAGGCGTTGTGATGATGGGTGCTTCGTTGCTGGTCATCTACGTAGCGGGTGCCAGAATGATGCATTTGGCTTCCTTGGCATTAGTCGGTCTCGCCGGTTTCGTTGGATTAATACTGGCGGCTCCTTACCGTTTAGCGCGTATTACGGCCTTCCTGGATCCATGGCAGGATCCCCTCGGCGCGGGTTATCAGTCGATTCAATCGCTGTATGCCGTCGGTCCCGGCGGACTGGTCGGTTTAGGTTTGGGTATGAGCCGTCAGAAATACAGTTATTTGCCGGAACCGCAAACAGACTTTATCTTCTCCATCATTGCTGAAGAACTTGGTTTTATAGGCGGAGTCACCGTATTGATTTTATTTCTCATATTAGTTTGGCGCGGTATGCGTACAGCCATTACGGCGCCGGATACTTTCGGCAGTCTGCTGGCGGTCGGCATTGTCGGCATGATCGCGATTCAAGTCATTATCAACATCGGTGTAGTCATAGGCATGTTTCCGGTGACGGGAATCACTTTGCCGTTGGTGAGTTACGGGGGATCCTCGCTTACACTGATGTTAACCTGTATAGGCATATTGCTGAACATATCCCGATATTCGAGGTGA
- the murG gene encoding undecaprenyldiphospho-muramoylpentapeptide beta-N-acetylglucosaminyltransferase translates to MRVVLSGGGTGGHIYPAVAIARQCMEEQPDSQFLYIGTSKGLEKDIIPKEGFPFEAIEITGFRRKLSMENVKTVMRFFKGVTRSKELLKQFKPDIVIGTGGYVCGPVVYAATKLGIPTLIHEQNVIPGLTNKFLSRYVSSVAVSFKGSESNFSSARHVLYTGNPRATVVASANAQRGFATLGLPAGTPVVVIVGGSRGAKAINEAFNQMLPDLNRFKGTHFVYITGEAHYESAIAHMKQSLGTLPSNLHVLPFVYNMPEVLAATKCIVSRAGASFLAEITSLGIPSILIPSPHVTNNHQEANARWMVKENAAELILEKDLNGQSLLKAIAEIIDDPVQEDRMSQASRRLGQPDSAQLILNEMKRLVRA, encoded by the coding sequence ATGCGTGTCGTCTTAAGCGGCGGCGGAACAGGCGGACACATTTATCCCGCTGTAGCCATCGCCAGACAGTGTATGGAAGAACAACCCGATTCGCAATTTCTGTATATTGGGACATCCAAAGGATTGGAGAAAGATATCATTCCTAAAGAAGGCTTCCCGTTTGAAGCCATCGAGATTACAGGCTTCCGTCGCAAGCTTTCCATGGAAAATGTGAAGACCGTTATGCGGTTTTTCAAAGGAGTAACACGCTCCAAGGAGCTGTTGAAGCAGTTTAAACCCGACATCGTGATCGGAACGGGAGGTTATGTTTGCGGACCTGTCGTTTACGCCGCAACGAAGCTGGGTATCCCTACGCTGATTCACGAGCAGAATGTAATACCTGGACTGACCAATAAATTTCTTAGCCGATACGTGTCCTCCGTCGCGGTTAGCTTCAAAGGATCCGAGAGTAATTTTTCTTCAGCCAGGCATGTTCTTTACACCGGTAACCCCCGGGCAACCGTTGTTGCCAGCGCGAACGCGCAGCGGGGGTTTGCTACGTTAGGGCTGCCTGCAGGGACGCCCGTTGTGGTCATCGTAGGGGGCAGTCGCGGAGCGAAAGCGATTAATGAAGCGTTTAACCAAATGCTGCCGGACCTTAACCGTTTTAAAGGCACTCATTTTGTTTATATCACGGGAGAAGCCCATTATGAATCAGCCATCGCTCACATGAAACAAAGCCTGGGTACTTTGCCGTCGAATCTTCATGTGCTTCCGTTCGTTTACAATATGCCGGAAGTTCTGGCGGCAACGAAATGTATTGTCAGCCGGGCGGGAGCTTCATTTCTTGCGGAGATCACCTCACTTGGTATTCCGTCCATATTGATTCCGTCGCCCCATGTGACGAACAATCATCAGGAGGCCAATGCCCGTTGGATGGTTAAAGAGAATGCGGCTGAACTGATATTGGAAAAGGACCTAAACGGTCAATCCTTACTTAAAGCCATAGCTGAAATCATAGATGATCCTGTTCAGGAAGACCGGATGTCACAGGCTTCCAGACGGTTGGGCCAACCGGATTCGGCGCAGCTTATTTTGAACGAAATGAAACGTCTTGTACGCGCGTAA
- the murB gene encoding UDP-N-acetylmuramate dehydrogenase, protein MQQAISELKAANTGDVLLNKSLAEYTTWKIGGPADILLIPHNKQQLVEAVSILHRHGIPWTTIGRGSNMLVSDKGIRGVVIKLGEGMDQVRFEGNLVYAGASYSFIKMSIMAGKQGLTGLEFAGGIPGTVGGAVYMNAGAHGSDVSRILKTAEVLLETGELVKWNAEDFKFDYRHSLLHEQRGLVTEAVFELSPGDRKEIAAAMATYKDRRLRTQPLQLACAGSVFRNPPGTHAAKLIEEAGLKGLRVGDAEVSTLHANFIVNTGQATASSVLTLMEQVKTAIKEKYGVELVPEVLFVGER, encoded by the coding sequence ATGCAGCAGGCCATATCTGAATTGAAAGCCGCGAACACAGGAGATGTACTACTAAACAAATCACTAGCAGAATACACCACATGGAAAATTGGCGGTCCGGCGGATATCTTGTTGATTCCCCATAATAAACAGCAGCTTGTTGAAGCGGTGAGTATTCTTCATCGTCACGGCATCCCGTGGACGACGATCGGCAGAGGCTCTAATATGCTCGTTTCCGATAAAGGCATACGCGGCGTTGTAATCAAGCTGGGCGAAGGCATGGATCAGGTGCGCTTCGAAGGGAATCTCGTATACGCGGGCGCTTCTTATTCCTTCATCAAAATGTCGATCATGGCTGGAAAGCAGGGTTTGACCGGCTTGGAATTCGCAGGGGGGATTCCGGGCACTGTAGGCGGGGCTGTGTATATGAACGCAGGAGCTCACGGGTCTGACGTGTCACGCATTCTGAAAACAGCTGAAGTCTTGCTGGAGACAGGCGAATTGGTAAAGTGGAACGCAGAAGATTTTAAATTTGATTATCGTCATTCCTTACTGCATGAGCAGCGGGGTCTCGTCACGGAAGCCGTGTTCGAATTAAGTCCGGGGGATCGCAAGGAGATTGCGGCCGCGATGGCGACTTACAAGGACCGAAGGCTCAGAACACAACCTTTGCAATTGGCTTGCGCGGGCAGTGTGTTTCGTAATCCGCCGGGCACTCATGCCGCGAAGCTCATCGAAGAAGCGGGACTCAAAGGACTTCGCGTAGGCGATGCGGAGGTTTCCACATTGCATGCCAATTTCATTGTCAACACCGGGCAAGCGACGGCAAGTAGCGTTCTCACCCTAATGGAACAAGTAAAAACCGCAATTAAGGAAAAGTACGGTGTGGAACTCGTTCCCGAGGTTTTATTTGTGGGTGAGCGGTAA
- the murA gene encoding UDP-N-acetylglucosamine 1-carboxyvinyltransferase: MEKLVIEGGKPLSGSIRIHGAKNAALPILAASVMVEGTHVIENVPDLLDIQTMLSILRRLGCQAEHRQQIVTLDTSKVSTSHIPEDLMGQMRSSIFLMGPLLARFGEVQIYQPGGCAIGERKIDLHLKGLEALGAEITYEESRLICSAARLTGTDIHLDFPSVGATENIMMAAVKAHGITTITNAAREPEIQDLQNFLNRMGARIIGAGTDTITIEGVTRLSPCKYRVIPDRIVAGTLLVAAAATRGTITLQHVNPSHLTSAMHVLKRAGVQITSEGDIITVSGHSRPRAVERIVTSPFPAFPTDLQSQVMVLLCLADGISIMKETIFEGRFKHVDELSRMGADISVDLGSAFIRGVPRLYGATVEATDLRAGAALVIAGLAATGVTVVEQIHHIDRGYDRIERIFQHLGANIERTSTAKQPLLQRSNHS; the protein is encoded by the coding sequence TTGGAGAAACTGGTGATTGAAGGCGGGAAACCACTCTCAGGATCCATTCGCATTCACGGAGCCAAAAACGCCGCGTTACCCATTCTGGCAGCAAGCGTGATGGTAGAAGGAACGCATGTCATTGAGAATGTTCCCGACCTGCTCGATATTCAGACTATGCTGAGCATTCTAAGAAGGCTGGGCTGTCAGGCGGAGCACCGGCAGCAGATCGTTACGCTAGACACTTCCAAAGTTAGCACATCGCACATTCCCGAGGATTTAATGGGGCAGATGAGATCCTCTATCTTTCTGATGGGTCCGTTGCTTGCAAGATTTGGCGAAGTCCAAATCTATCAACCCGGCGGTTGTGCGATCGGTGAGAGGAAGATCGATCTTCATCTCAAAGGGCTTGAGGCGCTTGGCGCTGAAATCACTTACGAAGAAAGTCGGTTAATCTGCAGCGCGGCGCGGCTTACGGGCACCGATATACACTTGGATTTTCCGAGTGTCGGAGCGACAGAGAACATTATGATGGCGGCTGTGAAAGCGCACGGTATTACAACGATTACCAATGCTGCAAGGGAACCGGAGATACAGGACTTACAAAATTTCCTGAATCGGATGGGGGCGCGGATCATCGGCGCGGGAACGGACACAATCACAATCGAAGGGGTAACCCGACTGAGTCCTTGCAAATACCGCGTCATTCCGGATCGAATTGTAGCAGGAACCTTGTTAGTGGCGGCTGCGGCTACACGGGGAACCATCACACTGCAGCATGTCAATCCGAGTCACTTGACATCCGCTATGCATGTATTGAAGCGCGCAGGTGTTCAGATTACCTCGGAAGGTGATATAATAACCGTAAGCGGGCATTCCCGGCCGAGAGCCGTTGAACGCATTGTGACCTCGCCGTTTCCTGCGTTTCCTACGGATTTGCAATCTCAGGTCATGGTCTTGTTATGTCTTGCGGACGGCATTTCCATCATGAAAGAGACGATATTCGAAGGACGTTTCAAACACGTGGATGAATTGTCCCGAATGGGTGCGGATATCTCAGTAGATCTGGGTTCAGCCTTTATCCGCGGGGTTCCTAGGCTATACGGAGCCACTGTTGAAGCTACCGACCTACGCGCCGGCGCTGCCTTGGTCATTGCGGGTCTTGCGGCAACCGGGGTTACCGTTGTGGAGCAGATCCATCATATTGATCGCGGATATGACCGCATTGAACGAATCTTTCAACATCTAGGCGCTAATATTGAACGCACGTCCACGGCTAAGCAGCCGCTGTTACAACGTTCCAACCATTCCTAA
- a CDS encoding cell division protein FtsQ/DivIB, with translation MPVLREQKVRRRGNRKLLLLLLFLFVVLLAILFFRSSFSKVQTIEMKGNRYLTPDEISKALNVQVGDQFFGTSAAEMDRRVSQLLPIEEVLIHKRFPGYILIEIREQQTVAFQLSPKEGTIKALLSGGNAVIPKAKNITLDKPVLTGWENRDALFKKLCNTLATIPEGLLADISEIKPDPSNAYPDRIKLYTRSKFEVSTTIAYLPEKAEYMNAVIDGQEPGKITMLEADFYTPYVKKQEAVTDSSQIEATQ, from the coding sequence ATGCCTGTACTCCGAGAACAGAAGGTGCGTCGGCGGGGCAATCGTAAATTGCTGTTATTGCTGTTGTTTCTCTTTGTCGTGTTGCTGGCCATTTTGTTTTTTCGTTCTTCCTTCAGTAAGGTCCAAACGATAGAGATGAAGGGGAACCGATATTTAACGCCGGATGAGATCAGCAAGGCTCTGAATGTACAGGTTGGGGATCAATTTTTTGGGACAAGCGCTGCCGAGATGGATCGCAGGGTCAGCCAATTGTTGCCAATCGAAGAAGTTCTGATTCACAAGAGGTTTCCCGGGTATATTCTAATAGAGATCCGGGAACAGCAGACCGTCGCGTTTCAACTTTCTCCGAAAGAGGGTACAATAAAGGCCCTGTTATCCGGAGGCAACGCTGTTATTCCCAAGGCGAAGAACATTACATTAGACAAACCGGTTCTGACAGGATGGGAGAATCGGGATGCGCTGTTCAAGAAACTGTGCAATACGCTTGCAACCATACCTGAGGGACTGCTGGCGGACATTTCGGAGATCAAGCCTGATCCGTCCAATGCATACCCTGACCGCATCAAGCTTTACACTCGTTCCAAGTTTGAAGTGTCCACAACGATTGCTTATCTGCCCGAGAAGGCGGAATATATGAATGCTGTCATCGACGGGCAGGAGCCGGGCAAGATTACGATGCTCGAAGCCGATTTCTATACGCCATATGTAAAGAAGCAGGAAGCGGTGACCGATTCTTCCCAGATAGAGGCTACTCAATAG
- the ftsA gene encoding cell division protein FtsA: MSSNDIIVSLDIGTSKVRAIIGEISNGTINIIGVGSADSEGIRKGAIVDIDQTVQSIRNAIDHAERMVGIQISEVAVGISGNHIALQSSHGVVAVSNEDREIGDEDIDRVIQAARVIALPPEREIIGIVPKQYVVDGLEGIHDPRGMIGVRLEVEATIITGAKTAIHNLLRCVEKAGLKVTGLILMSLASGQLCLSRDEKTMGTVLVDIGAGATTIAVFEQGSLVATSTLPIGGEYITNDISIGLRTHTEYAEKIKLKYGCAVIADAAADQLFKVNRLGSNVDKEFSQVDLSNIIEPRVQEIFELIREEVKRLGYDETAGGYVLTGGTVSMPGMLTIAQEELATSVRIAVPDFIGVRDPAFTSGVGIIHFVVRFMRAKGSASTPKKVSNNRSATAVKTKPGLMERMKNYFSEFI, from the coding sequence TTGAGCAGCAATGACATCATTGTTAGTTTGGACATCGGTACATCCAAAGTACGTGCTATTATTGGTGAAATAAGTAATGGAACCATTAATATTATTGGAGTTGGATCGGCCGACTCGGAAGGCATTCGTAAGGGTGCAATTGTTGATATTGATCAGACCGTGCAATCCATTCGCAATGCGATTGATCATGCGGAGCGGATGGTTGGCATTCAAATATCCGAAGTGGCAGTAGGCATTTCCGGCAATCATATCGCGCTTCAATCCAGTCACGGCGTAGTCGCGGTATCGAATGAAGACCGGGAAATCGGCGACGAGGACATCGACAGGGTCATCCAGGCGGCGCGAGTTATCGCATTGCCCCCCGAGCGTGAAATTATCGGGATTGTACCCAAGCAATATGTCGTTGACGGATTGGAAGGAATTCATGATCCGCGAGGCATGATTGGGGTCAGACTTGAAGTAGAAGCAACGATTATCACCGGTGCCAAGACGGCAATACATAATTTGCTCCGTTGTGTGGAGAAAGCTGGACTGAAAGTAACCGGTCTGATTCTCATGTCCCTTGCCTCCGGACAGCTATGCTTGTCCAGAGACGAGAAAACGATGGGTACCGTATTGGTGGACATCGGTGCGGGAGCAACCACGATCGCTGTGTTTGAACAAGGCAGCTTGGTTGCGACATCCACATTGCCGATTGGCGGGGAATACATTACGAACGACATTTCGATAGGCTTGCGGACGCACACGGAATATGCTGAGAAGATTAAGCTGAAATACGGTTGTGCCGTTATTGCTGACGCGGCAGCGGATCAATTGTTTAAAGTAAACCGTCTGGGCAGTAATGTGGACAAGGAATTCTCACAAGTAGACCTGTCCAATATTATTGAACCACGCGTTCAAGAAATATTCGAATTGATTCGTGAGGAAGTCAAGCGTCTCGGATACGACGAAACGGCTGGAGGCTATGTGCTGACAGGCGGTACCGTGTCGATGCCGGGTATGCTTACGATCGCTCAGGAAGAGCTGGCCACATCCGTGCGCATTGCTGTGCCTGATTTTATTGGCGTACGCGATCCTGCTTTTACAAGCGGTGTTGGAATCATACACTTTGTGGTAAGGTTTATGAGAGCCAAGGGTTCCGCCTCGACACCGAAGAAAGTCTCGAACAACCGGAGTGCCACGGCTGTTAAGACTAAGCCTGGCTTAATGGAACGAATGAAGAATTACTTTAGCGAATTTATATAA